The Mesorhizobium sp. NBSH29 genome has a segment encoding these proteins:
- a CDS encoding iron-containing alcohol dehydrogenase, with the protein MTLITFPTRVHFADDIVEVALHSELQQFGCTSALLICEASLVDSEFFERVMGGLTPSFQPSFLYLEEGAVLSETGRSLPGLYDTSTLDAVIAFGSARALEMGRKARRSLQDATGRRPVLYALPGVEGLPDPCMRNIETWRQGLPSVLIFDPALIRLATPRQAISSATVSLVRCIESYLSDAFNPPADGMALDGLIRAISVLGAPEFGSDIIWRRDLMAACLNAAIAQEKGVGPTQRLSAALASECDTVNIADAQRLLLPGVIKVTEHDKRKEAMLKRIIAPDAPNLNQALRQVLEHIPLPSRLSDMGADPRHLHQALKAIAGRDDITETAAATALENVF; encoded by the coding sequence ATGACACTCATCACGTTTCCGACGCGAGTGCACTTTGCCGACGATATTGTGGAGGTGGCGCTGCATTCAGAGTTGCAGCAGTTTGGGTGTACCTCCGCTCTCCTGATTTGCGAAGCCTCTTTGGTTGACTCTGAATTTTTCGAGCGGGTCATGGGTGGCCTGACGCCATCGTTCCAACCCAGTTTCCTTTACCTTGAAGAAGGAGCGGTGCTCTCCGAAACGGGGAGGAGTCTGCCCGGATTGTACGATACGTCGACCCTTGATGCTGTGATTGCGTTCGGCAGCGCCCGGGCACTTGAGATGGGCCGCAAGGCAAGGCGCTCGCTGCAGGATGCGACCGGCCGCCGCCCGGTTCTTTACGCGCTGCCAGGGGTCGAGGGCTTGCCGGATCCGTGCATGAGAAACATTGAAACCTGGCGTCAGGGATTGCCTTCAGTCCTGATTTTTGACCCCGCACTCATCCGGTTGGCAACGCCCAGGCAGGCCATTTCCTCGGCGACTGTAAGCCTGGTGCGGTGTATTGAAAGTTACCTCAGCGATGCCTTCAATCCCCCTGCCGACGGGATGGCGCTGGATGGACTGATCCGCGCCATTTCGGTCTTGGGCGCCCCGGAATTTGGCAGCGATATAATCTGGCGGCGAGATCTGATGGCCGCTTGCCTGAATGCGGCGATCGCTCAGGAGAAAGGTGTCGGTCCGACGCAACGTCTCTCTGCAGCACTGGCGTCGGAATGCGATACAGTGAATATTGCCGATGCGCAGCGGCTTCTGTTGCCCGGGGTCATTAAAGTAACCGAGCACGACAAAAGGAAAGAAGCGATGCTGAAGCGCATCATAGCTCCGGACGCACCAAACCTGAACCAGGCGCTCAGGCAGGTCCTGGAGCATATCCCGCTTCCATCCCGGCTTTCGGATATGGGCGCTGACCCGCGACATCTGCATCAAGCCCTGAAGGCTATTGCGGGCCGCGATGATATAACCGAAACCGCAGCGGCGACCGCACTCGAAAACGTATTTTGA
- a CDS encoding cysteine hydrolase: MASQGRTERPSMSAPSAAPVVFPLIIKHRLDFRIDPSRTALQHLQNERALVRDTWGVKPAQGLEPRAGDLVVEKMSMSAWETSRLESYLNHGGRDTIINCGSWTNMSVEHTARTGADKGFHMIVPEDACSTMNADWHLASINYAMQNVTTVTRTDAVITALS; encoded by the coding sequence ATGGCCAGCCAAGGCCGCACCGAGAGGCCCTCGATGTCAGCGCCCTCGGCGGCACCGGTAGTGTTTCCACTGATCATCAAGCACCGGCTTGATTTCCGGATTGACCCGTCCCGCACGGCCCTTCAACATCTGCAGAACGAACGGGCCCTAGTGCGCGATACCTGGGGCGTCAAGCCGGCCCAGGGTCTTGAACCGAGAGCCGGCGATCTGGTGGTGGAGAAAATGAGTATGAGCGCCTGGGAAACGTCGCGGCTGGAATCCTACCTTAACCATGGAGGCCGCGACACCATCATCAACTGCGGCAGCTGGACCAATATGAGCGTTGAACACACCGCTCGCACCGGCGCTGACAAGGGTTTTCACATGATTGTTCCAGAGGATGCATGTTCGACCATGAACGCTGACTGGCATCTGGCTTCCATCAACTATGCAATGCAAAATGTGACAACAGTGACCCGGACGGATGCGGTGATAACCGCGCTGAGCTAA
- a CDS encoding LacI family DNA-binding transcriptional regulator — protein MRPTAKDLAAEAGVSLATIDRVLNSRPGVKPRTVIKVNEAIEKIGFVRNLSAVNLARKKSYQFRFLLPDHGDQFLEVLVRHIEEARKPFADEMADVAAIRLPVEDPYKLAAYLGGLDTATTQGIAIMAPESPQVRDAINRLLERGIEVVQFIAGQPKAGSNDFVGINNHAAGATAAQLIGRFLAGRKGKIIVVSETMQARDSIERRLGFDEVINREYSGLQTLPSVETRGDTEKTRRIFENVFANHPDILGLYVMSAEARIPVGEISRVAQMPLVKIVHERTPFTESALQSGAIDAVIAQNSGHLVRSAIRILKARIDQRTPLASQEKIRIEILLKENL, from the coding sequence ATGAGACCCACAGCAAAAGATCTGGCGGCAGAAGCCGGCGTCAGCCTCGCGACCATTGACCGCGTTCTCAACAGTCGCCCGGGCGTAAAGCCGCGCACGGTCATCAAGGTAAACGAGGCAATTGAGAAAATCGGGTTCGTTCGCAACCTGTCGGCGGTCAACCTTGCCCGGAAAAAGAGCTACCAGTTTCGCTTTCTGCTCCCCGATCATGGCGATCAGTTTCTAGAAGTCCTGGTCCGGCATATCGAGGAAGCGAGAAAGCCATTTGCAGATGAAATGGCAGATGTCGCAGCCATCCGTTTGCCCGTCGAGGACCCCTACAAACTGGCAGCCTATCTCGGCGGGCTCGACACAGCAACGACGCAAGGCATCGCCATTATGGCACCGGAATCGCCCCAGGTTCGCGATGCGATCAACCGCCTGCTGGAGCGCGGCATTGAGGTTGTCCAGTTTATTGCCGGCCAACCCAAGGCCGGCAGCAATGACTTCGTCGGGATCAACAACCACGCTGCCGGCGCCACAGCAGCCCAGTTGATCGGGCGGTTTCTGGCAGGCCGAAAGGGCAAGATTATCGTTGTTTCCGAGACCATGCAGGCGCGCGACAGCATTGAACGCAGACTTGGTTTCGATGAAGTGATCAATCGGGAATATTCCGGACTACAAACCCTGCCTTCAGTCGAAACCCGCGGTGATACAGAAAAAACCCGGCGCATTTTCGAGAACGTATTTGCCAACCATCCAGATATATTGGGCCTTTACGTCATGAGTGCTGAGGCACGTATCCCTGTCGGGGAAATATCCAGGGTCGCACAAATGCCCTTGGTGAAAATCGTCCACGAGCGTACCCCGTTTACAGAATCTGCCCTGCAGAGCGGCGCCATAGATGCTGTAATCGCCCAAAATTCCGGGCATCTGGTCAGAAGCGCGATCAGAATTCTGAAGGCGCGCATTGATCAGCGCACCCCCTTGGCTTCTCAGGAGAAAATCCGCATCGAAATTCTCCTGAAAGAGAACCTTTGA
- a CDS encoding helix-turn-helix domain-containing protein, with protein sequence MSGMRPFRDLKLQWLQQLSCDKGLSDSARSVALYIITTHLNGHTEKAWPSYQTIADATGKSVKTIQRAVRELEVKGWFEVQRGNGVGHNTEYRPSAASILRASDAPKRRTKLSPFTLTKAVKFVRKGGQICPAKGDKYVHQT encoded by the coding sequence ATGAGCGGGATGCGGCCATTTCGGGACCTGAAGCTGCAATGGCTTCAGCAGTTGAGCTGCGACAAGGGTTTGAGCGACAGCGCGCGGTCTGTGGCGCTCTACATCATCACCACACATTTGAACGGCCACACCGAAAAGGCGTGGCCGTCCTATCAAACGATTGCCGACGCGACCGGCAAGAGCGTCAAAACCATTCAGCGCGCCGTCCGTGAACTTGAGGTCAAAGGATGGTTCGAGGTCCAGCGCGGAAATGGCGTCGGGCACAACACAGAATATCGTCCCTCAGCGGCATCGATTTTACGCGCATCGGACGCCCCGAAAAGACGGACAAAGTTGTCACCCTTTACCCTGACAAAGGCGGTCAAATTCGTCCGGAAAGGCGGTCAGATTTGTCCGGCAAAGGGGGACAAATATGTCCACCAAACTTAG
- a CDS encoding fumarylacetoacetate hydrolase family protein → MKFLRFGERGSEKPGVLDADGRVRDLSGMVDDLSGDVLTRLSSLGVTAESLPLVDGEPRIGACVAGTGKFICIGLNYSDHAAESGLPVPPEPVIFMKATSAICGPNDPIIIPRNSKKTDWEVELGVVIGKPAKYVSEAEALDHVAGYCVINDVSEREFQTERAGQWTKGKSCDNFGQMGPLLVTPDEISDPQKLGMWLDVNGQRRQDGSSSTMVYSVAHIISYLSQFFTLHPGDVISTGTPPGVGMGMKPQQFLKAGDVVELGIQGLGTQRQDVIADE, encoded by the coding sequence ATGAAGTTTCTACGATTTGGTGAGCGTGGTTCTGAAAAGCCTGGCGTTCTGGATGCCGACGGCCGGGTTCGTGACCTTTCGGGGATGGTTGACGATTTGAGCGGCGACGTCCTCACTCGGCTTTCATCACTCGGCGTCACAGCAGAATCTTTGCCGCTGGTTGACGGTGAACCACGCATCGGCGCCTGCGTCGCGGGAACCGGGAAATTCATCTGCATTGGCCTTAATTATTCCGACCATGCAGCAGAATCCGGTCTTCCAGTGCCACCTGAACCAGTGATATTCATGAAGGCAACCAGCGCTATTTGCGGACCAAATGACCCGATCATTATCCCCCGCAATTCGAAAAAAACCGACTGGGAGGTAGAGCTGGGAGTGGTGATCGGGAAGCCCGCGAAATACGTGTCGGAGGCCGAGGCTCTCGACCATGTTGCAGGTTACTGTGTCATCAACGACGTTTCTGAACGGGAATTCCAGACGGAACGGGCCGGCCAGTGGACCAAAGGAAAGTCATGCGATAATTTTGGTCAGATGGGCCCCTTGCTGGTGACCCCAGACGAAATATCGGACCCTCAAAAGCTCGGCATGTGGCTCGACGTGAATGGTCAGCGCAGACAGGATGGCTCCAGCTCGACCATGGTTTACAGCGTCGCTCATATCATCAGCTATCTCAGCCAGTTTTTCACGTTGCATCCTGGCGACGTCATTTCTACGGGCACCCCCCCTGGTGTGGGCATGGGCATGAAGCCTCAGCAATTCCTCAAGGCCGGCGATGTTGTGGAGCTTGGGATTCAAGGCCTTGGTACCCAGCGACAGGACGTGATTGCCGACGAATAG
- a CDS encoding ABC transporter substrate-binding protein: protein MKKLLLGSLSMLALAAATATTASADDKSGVLKIGVLATLEGTYTALGEDGVRGIKTALIGAGNKAAGREIELIIQSTDTTPDSALRGARKLVEQDGVSIVIGPLSGSEGIAIRDYSKTQPQTTFINGASGAMETTYVEPSENFFRFNTDGAQWSVGLGNYIYNEKGYKKIATVGEDYSFIYTQVFGLVTEFCAAGGEVSERLWVPLGTKDFGSIIAALPDDVDAIYLGLGGGDAVNFLNQYQQAGGDAHLIGGSIMVDGTVLSSKGSAKQALIGTPSSGPQADTWDDPKWQAYVKAYQDAFPPEQRFPSPSLLGTGYYNATNAMLQCVGEVGGDLSDGQAAFRTCLTNLKLDAPNGTITLDANRQAIGKNFISEVVELPDGNLATKMVAIVENVNQTLGIDPAAFAKIGLPSRDTPACKSSY, encoded by the coding sequence ATGAAAAAATTACTTTTGGGGTCACTGTCCATGCTTGCGCTGGCCGCCGCCACGGCGACCACCGCATCGGCTGACGATAAATCCGGCGTTCTCAAAATTGGCGTTCTGGCAACGCTTGAAGGAACCTACACCGCGCTCGGCGAAGATGGCGTTCGCGGCATCAAGACAGCCCTTATCGGAGCCGGCAACAAGGCAGCCGGCCGGGAAATCGAGTTGATCATCCAGTCCACGGATACCACGCCCGATAGCGCCTTGCGCGGTGCGCGCAAGCTGGTTGAGCAGGACGGTGTCTCCATTGTCATCGGTCCGCTTTCAGGGTCGGAAGGTATCGCTATCCGCGACTATTCCAAAACCCAGCCGCAGACGACATTCATCAATGGCGCTTCCGGCGCCATGGAAACTACCTATGTGGAGCCTTCTGAGAACTTCTTCCGTTTCAACACGGATGGTGCGCAGTGGTCGGTTGGCCTCGGCAACTACATCTACAATGAGAAAGGCTACAAGAAAATCGCCACGGTGGGTGAAGACTATTCGTTCATCTACACGCAGGTTTTCGGCCTTGTCACCGAATTCTGCGCCGCTGGCGGCGAAGTCTCCGAGCGCCTGTGGGTACCGCTTGGCACCAAGGATTTTGGTTCGATCATCGCCGCCTTGCCGGATGATGTGGATGCCATCTATCTCGGCCTCGGCGGCGGCGATGCCGTCAACTTCCTGAACCAGTATCAGCAGGCCGGCGGCGACGCCCATCTGATCGGTGGCTCGATCATGGTTGATGGAACGGTTCTGTCTTCCAAAGGTTCGGCCAAGCAGGCCCTGATCGGTACCCCGTCATCAGGTCCGCAGGCTGATACCTGGGACGACCCGAAGTGGCAGGCTTATGTGAAGGCCTATCAGGATGCGTTCCCGCCCGAACAGCGTTTTCCGTCGCCTTCTCTTTTGGGTACCGGATATTACAACGCGACAAATGCAATGTTGCAGTGTGTCGGTGAAGTGGGTGGTGACCTGTCTGACGGACAGGCTGCGTTCCGCACCTGCCTGACCAATCTCAAGCTTGATGCCCCCAACGGAACCATCACACTTGATGCGAACCGCCAGGCAATCGGTAAGAACTTCATCTCCGAAGTTGTTGAACTGCCCGACGGTAACCTGGCGACCAAAATGGTTGCCATCGTGGAAAATGTGAATCAGACTCTGGGTATTGATCCGGCAGCCTTTGCCAAGATCGGTTTGCCGAGCCGTGACACTCCGGCCTGTAAATCCTCTTACTGA
- a CDS encoding aldehyde dehydrogenase family protein, translating into MKPMLIGGEWVTTSHGIENINPSDIHDIVDVYAQAGRAETQQAIAAAAAAAPKWALSGPQERHDILHRAGDEILARKQELGELLAREEGKVLPEAIGEVARAGQIFLFFAAEALRQRGDVVASVRPGVGVEVTREPVGVVGIIAPWNFPIAIPAWKIAPALCYGNTVVFKPAELVPGSAWALADILHRAGVPAGVFNMVVGPGSVVGQTMLDDPRIDAISFTGSQATGARVASASLPFLRKIQLEMGGKNPLVVLDDADLDNAVFCAVNGAFFSTGQRCTASSRLIVTEAIHDRFVSAVADRLAALRIGHAMNAETDIGPVVDATQLAQNQDYIAIARSQGAHLRAGGDLVRRETEGYFLAPALLTETVPDMRINREEVFGPVASVIRVRDYEEALSVANDTEFGLSAGICTTSLKYASDFKRKAQVGMVMVNVPTAGVDYHVPFGGRKSSSYGAREQGSYAAEFFTIVKTAYTAAY; encoded by the coding sequence ATGAAACCAATGCTGATCGGTGGCGAATGGGTCACCACGTCTCACGGTATCGAGAACATCAATCCCTCGGATATTCACGACATTGTTGATGTCTACGCCCAGGCTGGGAGGGCCGAGACGCAACAGGCTATTGCTGCTGCAGCAGCGGCAGCTCCGAAATGGGCTCTGAGCGGACCGCAGGAGAGGCACGATATTCTTCACCGCGCCGGTGACGAAATTCTGGCGCGGAAGCAGGAGCTTGGGGAGCTTCTGGCCCGCGAGGAGGGTAAGGTGTTGCCCGAAGCGATCGGCGAGGTCGCGCGAGCAGGGCAGATATTCCTGTTCTTCGCAGCTGAGGCATTGCGTCAGCGGGGCGACGTTGTGGCGTCGGTGCGTCCAGGGGTCGGCGTCGAAGTCACCCGCGAACCCGTCGGCGTGGTTGGCATCATCGCCCCCTGGAACTTCCCGATTGCAATCCCCGCCTGGAAGATCGCGCCTGCCCTTTGCTATGGCAACACTGTCGTGTTCAAGCCGGCAGAACTGGTGCCGGGTTCTGCTTGGGCCCTAGCTGATATTTTGCACCGCGCCGGCGTGCCGGCAGGCGTGTTCAACATGGTCGTGGGTCCGGGCTCCGTGGTTGGACAAACCATGCTGGATGATCCGCGCATCGACGCGATCAGCTTCACCGGTTCGCAGGCTACCGGCGCGCGAGTGGCCAGTGCCAGTTTGCCGTTCCTGCGCAAGATTCAGCTGGAGATGGGTGGAAAGAATCCGCTGGTAGTTCTCGATGATGCCGATCTGGATAATGCCGTATTCTGTGCTGTCAACGGCGCATTCTTCTCGACCGGTCAGCGTTGCACCGCATCGTCACGTTTGATTGTCACAGAAGCAATTCACGACAGGTTTGTGAGTGCGGTTGCAGACCGGCTGGCTGCATTGCGGATAGGGCACGCAATGAACGCTGAGACGGACATTGGTCCGGTGGTTGATGCCACCCAGTTGGCGCAAAATCAGGACTACATCGCGATCGCACGGTCACAGGGTGCACATTTGCGGGCTGGCGGGGACCTTGTCCGCCGTGAGACGGAAGGTTACTTTTTGGCCCCTGCATTGCTGACCGAAACCGTCCCCGATATGCGGATCAACCGCGAGGAGGTCTTTGGACCTGTCGCATCGGTCATCAGGGTGAGGGACTATGAGGAGGCTCTGTCTGTTGCCAATGACACTGAGTTCGGTCTGAGTGCGGGCATCTGCACGACAAGCCTGAAATATGCTAGCGATTTCAAGCGCAAGGCGCAGGTTGGCATGGTCATGGTCAACGTCCCGACAGCGGGCGTCGACTATCATGTGCCGTTCGGCGGGCGTAAGTCATCAAGCTATGGGGCACGTGAGCAGGGTAGCTATGCAGCTGAGTTTTTCACCATCGTAAAGACTGCCTATACCGCCGCCTATTGA